One region of Sylvia atricapilla isolate bSylAtr1 chromosome Z, bSylAtr1.pri, whole genome shotgun sequence genomic DNA includes:
- the LOC136373769 gene encoding zinc finger C4H2 domain-containing protein-like produces the protein MRGGGDYIVSIVWFFVLVWFRFGVFFPPPPAFCTFHWWCKSGVKSMADEQEIMCKLESIKEIRNKTLQMEKIKARLKAEFEALESEERHLKEYKQEMDLLLQEKMAHVEELRLIHADINVMENTIKQSENDLNKLLESTRRLHEEYKPLKEHVDALRMTLGLQRLPDLCEEEEKLSLDYFEKQKAEWQTEPQEPPIPESLAAAAAAAQQLQVARKQDTRQTATFRQQPPPMKACLSCHQQIHRNAPICPLCKAKSRSRNPKKPKRKQDE, from the exons ATGCGAGGAGGGGGTGACTACATTGTGTCTATTGtatggttttttgttttggtttggtttcggtttggtgttttctttcccccccccccggCATTTTGCACGTTTCACTGGTGGTGTAAATCGGGAGTTAAAAGCATGGCAGATGAACAAGAAATAATGTGCAAACTCGAGAGCATCAAGGAGATCAG GAATAAGACtttgcagatggaaaaaataaaggcaagactgaaagcagaatttgaagCCCTAGAGTCTGAGGAGAGGCACCTGAAAGAATATAAACAGGAGATGGACCTGCTGCTGCAAGAGAAGATGGCCCACGTGGAGGAGCTGCGACTGATCCACGCTGACATTAATGTG ATGGAGAACACTATCAAGCAGTCTGAGAACGATCTTAACAAGCTCTTGGAATCTACTCGCCGGCTCCACGAGGAGTACAAGCCCCTAAAGGAGCACGTTGATGCTCTGAGAATGACTCTGGGGTTGCAGAGGCTGCCAGACCTAtgtgaagaggaagagaaattgtCTCTTGA CTACTTcgaaaagcagaaagcagaatgGCAGACAGAACCACAGGAGCCTCCCATCCCAGagtctctggctgcagctgcagcagctgcccaacAGCTGCAAGTGGCCAGGAAGCAAGACACCAGACAGACAGCAACTTTCAGACAGCAGCCACCTCCAATGAAG GCATGTTTGTCGTGTCACCAACAAATCCATCGGAATGCACCCATTTGTCCACTCTGCAAAGCAAAGAGCCGATCTCGGAACCCCAAAAAGCCCAAGAGGAAACAGGATGAGTGA